The following is a genomic window from Miscanthus floridulus cultivar M001 chromosome 14, ASM1932011v1, whole genome shotgun sequence.
tctagagggaggcaagcgggCTTCTCTTGGATTCCTGattgtgtcaagagcgtggttcggtataatctttgtacccctctctcttttgtgcctccattacttttatatgctagttagaatcgttatgacaatattagtattcatcttattcatattCTTCGAtacaatgttcatcgtctactttgattatttgcttagtatagttagattatcatcatgttcatgcataagtttgtatagcgctcactctaaggtaccatgggtgagtggtcaacattgtataagcgtggtgcttatatgttgtttacctatggatacaccctatattgtGGGTCAcatggtagatcacggatgtgacactcctattgagtcctttgtagtccactccccaaatatcccttatgtgtagatatgatgatgatcttagcaatgattactaggtaattgcactaatcaatgtatgctttgacttataattaagaatgacttatgaattattcctctaatattctacctgaccatgctaatgccatagaaagaagtactctgagtgatttattattgatcaatacttatcatatatcttatcatatgacttatccctgttatgagtagagtaTTGGTTATActttatttctccttcaatagtataagttttcaatacatgtccatgccagaccttccctgtggtaaaaatataaataacgatacctagaatactctcgggtaaaatgctacaatggtatattatctgtgcgcttgtagatcctttttattcatatatttattcttcctagtcacataattaataaagaactgcttagtattattctagtagtaatgctatgtagtaccaacaagcattcctTGTGTTGTTACTAGGGGctagatttaaaactctattcttagtagtgacactaagaaatgtcaacaagcatctctggcatcatcactaggaatgagaacctagtaaagtaatgttaagagataTAAGTTTATAATAGGTGActactaacaagtgacaagttaataaataccaacaataccCAATATTCGCAAGCTTATTTACACATGCTAGGATAGTATATTTTTGTGCAACAGCCTTATCAGGTGCCTTTACTCTCACCTCCGAGATTTGTACAACACCTCTACCCCTCCTAGCAGCGATGGAAAAGCCAACTCGACATTGGATGAATCGACCATTATCTACCTCAAAGCTCTCAACATCCACAACCTCAACCCCAAAATTCGAGAGTGTCTCTTTAAGCCAAATGATTGAGTCAATTACCTACGGTACATTTAAGAAACACATATACATATTAGAACAATATATTGTGTACAAGCGTAATTAAAACGTATTGATTTATTGAAAACATATATCGTTGCTTACTTTGCTAGGATGATTGAATGGAACATTCAGCAACACTGGATCGAATCCATGAGTAATTGTATAGCCCCAACCTGGGACAATCAGTTCAGGGAGACGTCTAGCCatctcttgtcaccaaagttaaTATGTCAAAATTCGTATCACTCGAGTTAATATATAAATTCATACACCAAAATTCATATATATCATTGATGTCAAAATTTTTCGTATACCAAAATATCAGGCACTAAAGTACATATATCAAAATTCACATCTATAAAccctatatatcaaaattcatataactggaccctatatatacacacaatgcatgcatatcatatatatacaatatataacactaaagtcaatatatcaaaattcatatatatcACTGAAGTCAATTTCTTTCATATaccaaatgcatatcatatatatacaGTATATCACACTAAAGTCAATATATTAAAATAAATATCACCAAAGTGAGTATctttccacacacacacacacacacacacacacatatatatatatatatatatatcaaattgTATCAAAATAAATCATAAAGAAAATACTAATCAGATTGAATAGAAATAGTTAGGCAATTAGCTTAAGTTAGGGTGAGTGCTCGGTTTCACACAGCATGAAGGGATGGGAAGGGTTTGCAATACGAGTATTGCCACTTGGTGGTAGtcaaggacgaggacgaggctaGCCGGAGACAAGGATGAGGGCGTACTAGGGAGGGAGACGAGGACGAGGTCGGCCAGAGATGAGGATGAGGGCGCTGCATGCATGCGCTAGGGAGATGAGGACGAGGGCGAGGCTGGCCACAATCGAAagtgaggacgaggatgagggcAAGGCTGGCCTACCACTAGAGGACGAGGATGAGAGCGTTGCCATCACGGGCACCAGGGAGTCAAGGATGAGGCCCCACCACGTGAGCCAAAGACGAGGGCGAGCCACATGCGTCGGAGCCGAGGATGAGGGCAAGGCCGGCCGGCCGCTGAAGGACGAGGACGAGGGCGCCGCTGTGTGCACCGAGGAGACAAGGATGAGGTCCCGCCGTGCGAGCCAAAGAAGAGGGCAAGCCACGCGCACTCGAGCCGAGGGacgagggtgaggccggagccgaAGAAGAAGGCACGGTTAGACGGGCGCATAGCAGGGGTGGCGGTGTGGTAGAGTGGCGGATCCAATGcttgaaagaagaaagaagaagagaagacacAAGTATATGTAGAGTCGGTACCCTTGAGTCCCGGGATAGGccaacaaccgggactaaaaggcctttagtcccggttggttgcCCAACTAAGAACAAAAGGTTTTGACCTTTAGTCCGATTGGGCCATCAATctggactaaaggtctttttgcCCCGGTTGTTGGCCCAACCCAGCACTAAAATCAAATTTTGGCGCACGGCGAAACTACTGCCTACACGTCAGTTTCATTTCCCGCCCATGCAACAGTTTTTTACATTTCCTTTAACATAAATAGGCTAAAAATTGGAAATTGCATAGTAAAAAAATATagctcaaatgaaaaagttatcaactacaaagttgcataacttttcaagatatacaactttcgttctggtcatttctccatttgaggacattttaaaaattcaaaattcaaatttgagaaattcatacagaatttttttttgagaaaatgatttcaaatcaaaaggttgtcaactacaaagttgtaaaactttttgagatctaaaacttttattttcgaTATTTCTCCATCCGACAAAGTGGTAGTAAACATTGTTTATATTTTACATAGCTCCCATATAGTcataaactatatgagagatatgtaaattttgaacaatgtttactaccaCTTTGTTGAATGAAGAAATGattaaaatgaaagttgtagatcctgattagttctacaacttttatgttgatGAATTTCCCAGCTGAAttcatttactgcttcaaaatattgtttgaagttgccattttttagaatcaaattttgaattgataaaacaaaTTCACATGAAAACATGACCAAAATGAAAACTacaagaacacaataaatttatatagcatgattttagaaaattttagaaaaaaaatcatcaaatttgaagtttgtATGAcgaagaaagactagttacaagttttagccagagattaaaaagagaaatcaaacTTCTTTAAAAATTTAATTTCAAACAGAATTTCAAAATAGTAGATggcttcaaatgaaaaagttgtcaactacaaagttgtttaacgtttcgagatctataacttttattttggacaTTTCTCCATCTAAGATCGTTTATGAGACATCATGCGACATCAAAAACAATATTAAAGATCTTAGAGatctttaaaataaatatttgaggtacatatacgataacaaagatctAACAATAAAATTACATGTACGATAACAAAGACTTTTCTTTGagtaggtcaatgttacaatcaaagtATACCAACACATTATAAAATAACCACCACAAAAACATTCTTCTAGCCCCAAAATAGGGTCAAATAGGTGCCAGAGCATGCCAGAGGTGGATGACGAACTATGCCTATTTAGAGACGAAGGGGGCGGTTGTGCGAGCTCCGATGAACCCATGCCTCACAGAAGACAGTACATTCATGCCTTGGATGGATCCATCAACCTACGGATAGTCCATTCATGCCTTGCATAGATAGACAATCCGCAGACAGTCTAGAGCACACCGCATTTGATGGATCCATCAACGTAGAAGACAACCCATGCAACAATTACGTTGCACGGGCGTCACACCTACCTTCTCCAGGCTTCGGCGTTGCTCCATCTTCAAAAACATTCTTCTAGTACTTCTTGTGTGCATCATTGCTAACTGCGTGTAATAAAGTTGTATATGGAGGGCTTTCTCCCACAGAGAGGCCATATATGTGGATAGAAAATTGGGCAAACAACAACAGATGAATTGGGCACAACACAACACTACATGTCATTGTGGGAGATTAATGACGCCTGAAGTGGCTGGTTTATAAGTGTGAGCAGCGGCGGTGATAGTTGGGATGAGTGGTGATCGCCCGCTGTGGTAGGTGGGAGTAGTGGGGGACTTTTAGTCTCGGTTTATAACTACAACCGGGATTAAAAGGTACTTAATCCCGGTTGGTAGTACCctttaatttttttgtttttatttctctGTTTCtttatttgcatatgcatttcaaTCCTACACAAGTTaaatttcaatccatacaaacatAGTTATGATGTCCATACAAATAAACCTAATGAAACATAATTAACTTGCATACAAACATAAttaaaatatccatacaaataaaccTAATTAAAGTACATATCCGTTCCAATAAACCTAATTAAATATAACAATATGAATAAACCTAATTAACACATGAACCTTACAAAAACCGGCCACAGCTCTAGCCTGTCTCCACTACCAGAAGTGTTAGTCTCGGATTGTGTAACCACGGTCATTGTCTATGTAATGCAAGGCCTACACTAAAACACTCTCCATTAACTCACAACGCCAAAGACATGGTATGCCATAGATGTAGCCTACTGACGGACTATAGGTGGCCTGGTTTTGCCTAAATCTCACACAACACTCGATACCGGCTGTCGTCCTCTGGCCCATCGCTTCCACGAAGTCCCAGGCGTCGTGAGAATGGGCTGCAAGCCACATGTAGCATAGGTGAAATCATAGAGGAAAATCTGCAAGCGGACAAACAAAAAATATCAGGAAGCGCTCATATAATAATAAGAATAAGTAAACAATACTCTCATATCATACACGACGTACCACATCCATTTGGTTGAATGTCGCATGCCTCTCGCTTACTCGCGGCATATCCAGACTATGCTGACGTAAAGCTTCTATGTTTAAggacgagaaatcaggcacacggtagccaattcgctcaattgcctgcaaagaaagcagcaCGACATCGATCTGGGCGCCTATCTTGGTCGACGACCGTCGTCCAGTCTGCATGATGTCCTTGTGCACCTCATTATTGTAGGGATGTCGAAGACAAGATTGCACGTCCATAACTCGCCTCCTTCATCATTCACGACCACACTTGTCGTCGTCTCAAAGatgtcccacacctcgagcagccATAGTACTGATTCCAGCCACTTAAGACCGGTtttatagtctgtgacatatgcaacaatcatgttatgaatgaatgtatatatgcaaaaattataTTAATACGCAAAACTTAAAATATTCCATACTATTGATGGGTCTAGGTGACGCGGAATGACTCTATCTGGCGATGGCGCGAATGGAAGATCGCCAAGGTGGAAACCTGGTTTCTGTGGCTGGGGAAGTCCGCCGCCGTTCATCGtaactaaaaaaattaaaaaaaacatcccaataaatatagaacccccatataaatataccatgcaacaaacatataaaatatatatgccaagtaaacttaaacattttgcacataattttttttaacaGTTATTAACTCTCATCAAGAAATAATGTTGCTAACAAAGATCTAGAAAACTATAAATGTTTATTAAGGTTATGCAGAAatgatgtataaataaaaataaaatccaccATTATTATTCCTAACTAAAAACCAGATATTTCTATGCTTattactaaaccatgaaatgatcTACATTATTAGAAGTGAAAGATTAGAAGATgaagttgctaacctttagaaTATTGAAGAGATGAAGCCGGCGGCTGAGAGCAAGAACTTGCTCCCCCAAGCAAGAACACGGATGAACACACGCGCACAAGCAAAGACCAAAAATTTGACCTGTGTCTCGGGCTAGGGGATAATGGAAGCGAGTATATATAggtggggacctttagtcccggttgatggagcctaccgggactaaaggatcaacCTCTAATCCCGGTTGGAGTCAAAACCGGGATAAATGGCCAGTGGGACCTTTGGTCCCGGTTCAACCAGGATtaaaaggaaacctttagtcccggtttgtaccacagaccgggactaaaggtcacggCTGTAAAAGCCTGCTGCACTATCCATTGGACAGAGGattctagtcccggttggtagttccaaccgagactaaatctTCTATTACTTCCGGGCCAAATTTTGACCCGGACTAAAGCAAAAAATcgaaagtctgttctctactagtggtctCTTCTCATTTGAATTTTTCTGACCAATTCAAGAACACCACGTGATCTTCTCCAAGGCCAACAAGTTTAGGGATAGGATTAGAAGTTCAGGGGCTTACTTGAATCCGACAAGCTTAGAAGAATTGCTAGGGAAAAGGCCAGCCCGacgatgttggtgggtgcaagTACGGCGTggggcaggcgacgatggcaaggcTGGCCACACAGTGAGGTTAAGATGGTTAGGCAGGACAAGGGTGGAGGCGTGACCAAGATAGCCCAACCTCCTCTCCCAAGATAGCATGGTTGCTTATGTGGTGGGCCGGGTTGCCGCTGTAGCCTGGCAGGAGGCGGTGGCGACAAGGGAGCTTAGCCGGAGATGAAGAAGGCAGCGGGGAGAAGGCACATCCAATGGATTTTAGGACCGGGCCACGGTGGAGGACGCTGGGGCGAGCGGCTTGTCAAGGTCGGGGTCATGTGCAGGCGCGTGAAGGAAGAAGGGAAAATGATAAGGTAGAGAGATATTGTATATGGACCCTCAATTTTTATCTAAGGGTCAAACAAATTATGGGATGACTGTCCTTGGACTACTCATTTGAGCGGTTGTTGGGCtctcttttttatttgtttttcttgtggcGATCGTACAGGCCCTTTAGTTTCTtatttcttagttgttttttccACTGTGTTTTCTCCAGGTGAATTTGGAACAATGGCTAAGTTGTTTTTCTAGACGCTAAGTCGCTTGTTTTTTTCACTGTACCTTGCAATATAATTGCAGAAAATCTCTTGCTGCACATTCGGGAAAAAAAACTTATGTTCAAAACGGTTGTGAAAATTTGGCTATGCACAATTGGGAGGCCTGAACTACTTTCATTTCATCGGGACGGATGTCATGCTGGACTGAGTGGTGCCGGTGCCGCCTGTCGTAACCGAAGACGTGTAGTAGAAAGCATCAGGCGGCGGCATGTAGGTCGCCACCGGCATCCTCGCCGGCAGGCTTGGCAGAGGCGCCTCCACCCGCAGCACGTTGACAGCCTGCCTGATGGACGGTCGCAGGCTCCGGTCAGGGTGCGCGCACCAGAGCCCGACGAGCATCACCGTCTCCACCTCCCGGGCGTCAAACTCACCCTTCAGCCGCGCGTCGGCGACGTCGAGGATGGCTCCCCTGCCGTAGTACTCCCACACCCACTCCACAATGTGGACCACGCCCTCGCCTTCTTCCCCACGGcgagccgccgccaccaccatggGCCGCCGGCCGCAGGCGATCTCGAGAAGCACAACGCCAAAGCTGTAGACGTCCGACTCGGCGTCGGCCCTCCCGGTGATGACACACTCGGGGTCCATGTAGCCCATCGTGCCCGCGACCACCGTCGTGTGCGAGCCGCGGTCGTGGTCGACGAGCCTGGCGAGGCCGAAGTCGCCGAGCCTGGCGTGGAAGGACGCGTCCAGCATCACGTTGCTGGGCTTGATGTCCCTGTGCACCACGCACTGCTCCCACTCCTCGTGCAGGTAGAGCAGCGCCGACCCTAGCCCCAGAACGACGTCGTGCCGGCGCGGCCATGGCAGCAGCGTGTCGTCGGCGTCGTCGCTGCCACTACTGTAGAGATGCTTGTCGAGGCTTCCGTTGGGCATGAGCTCATACacgaggaggaggtcgccgccgccgcggcaccAGCCGACGAGCTGCACCAGGTTGCGGTGTCTCAGCCGGCTGATGATCCTCACCTCCGTGGCGTACTCTTTCCTCCCCTGCTTTGAGCCCTTGGACACTCTCTTGATGGCGACGTGAAGGTTCATCTCCTTCAAGAATCCTCTGTACACCAATCCAAATCCTCCTTCCCCGAGCTTcctgtcatcggcaaagttgccGGTGGCAATGGCGAGCTCGCCGTAGCGAAACCGCTTCGGCCCTGTCCCTTTCTCGAACTCGTCTTCCATCTCCGGCTCGTCATCAtcaaagaaatcacactgttcccGCTCTTGCTCCCTCGCTTCCTCACTAAATCTATCCTTTTCCCGCCGTCGCCGGATAAGGAGAAACGCGAACAAGCCCAGGGTGACCAGGACGGAGACCAAACTGACGGACATGCCGACCGCGACGACCCCTGTCTTGGACGAAGACGGAGGCTTTGCGGGGGAAAAAGGCCCTGGAACTGCCTGTGGTGACGGCGGGTGAGCCGGACCTGTACCAGGAACCGCCtgagacggcggcggcgccggctccGGTGGCAGAGTGACGTCGAACGCGCCCACCTGGTACCGCAGGTAGCAGCTGTACCCCCTGAGGGCACCGGAGATGTTGTCGGGGAACAGGCTCCACAGCCTGTTGGCGAAGCTCGAGATACACCTGTTGCACTCGCTGGCGTTGAGGTCCCTGGTGCACTGCGCCAGGCCGTACATCCGGCCCTTCTGCGGCCCCGAGTACGGCGTGCTGTCGTTGGAGATCCGCAGCGGCGAGGTTTCCATGCCGCCGAGGAGCTTGCACATCAGGGGCACCCAGGCCGCGCGCACCGCGTCCGTGGTGTTAGGCATGGCGATGGAGACCGGAGGCTCGTAGTCGAGGTCCGCGGCGTCGGGGATCGGCGCCGCCGAGTACCGGAGCACGCACGTGTCGTACACCGCGTTCACGCTCCGGCTGCCCGGGCACGCCGCCGTGATCCCGGCCGGCGCCCTGGAGAGGCAGTCCAGGCACTCGGACGCGTCGCTGTCCGCGAAGCACATGATGAGGCCGAACACCGCGTCGGTCCCCGCCCCGACGTTGCCCTTGTAGAACCCGCCGTTGTCGCCGGCCGCCGCGGGGAGCGCGGCCAGGAACTGGTCCAGGTTCTTCTTGTATTGGCTGCCGCCCGTGTAGTTGCCCGTAGTCGAGCAGGATGCATAAGCCGGCTCCATGGTGCTGTTGTCCTGCCCTGATGCCGCAACGACGAGGAAGACAAAGgtggcgaggaggaggagaaggcagGAATCCATGGCCGGGGACGCCCTTGACCTCTGTTGCTTGTCACCCTCTTTCCTCCTCGTGCATGACAAAAGGACTCGATCGTGCATGACAAGAGGAAGACAGAGGTGGTGAGACGAAGAAGGAGAAGGCAGGAAGCCATGGCCGGGGACGCCTCTTTTCTCCTCGTTAGTTGTTCATTTCGTGCATGACAAAAGGACTCGGCATCTCTGTCTACTGTCTCCTCGTTAAAGCAGGTGCGTAGAAATCTAGAGCGCAAACAAGTACTCTTTCACAGAGTACCCTGGCAATGGACTGGAACAACAATGAGCTTCTTGCAGGGTTCGGGATCCGTTTGGAAGTTTCATAAGGGTGGTTAGAAAGGTCCGTAAGCTAA
Proteins encoded in this region:
- the LOC136504087 gene encoding L-type lectin-domain containing receptor kinase IX.1-like; this translates as MDSCLLLLLATFVFLVVAASGQDNSTMEPAYASCSTTGNYTGGSQYKKNLDQFLAALPAAAGDNGGFYKGNVGAGTDAVFGLIMCFADSDASECLDCLSRAPAGITAACPGSRSVNAVYDTCVLRYSAAPIPDAADLDYEPPVSIAMPNTTDAVRAAWVPLMCKLLGGMETSPLRISNDSTPYSGPQKGRMYGLAQCTRDLNASECNRCISSFANRLWSLFPDNISGALRGYSCYLRYQVGAFDVTLPPEPAPPPSQAVPGTGPAHPPSPQAVPGPFSPAKPPSSSKTGVVAVGMSVSLVSVLVTLGLFAFLLIRRRREKDRFSEEAREQEREQCDFFDDDEPEMEDEFEKGTGPKRFRYGELAIATGNFADDRKLGEGGFGLVYRGFLKEMNLHVAIKRVSKGSKQGRKEYATEVRIISRLRHRNLVQLVGWCRGGGDLLLVYELMPNGSLDKHLYSSGSDDADDTLLPWPRRHDVVLGLGSALLYLHEEWEQCVVHRDIKPSNVMLDASFHARLGDFGLARLVDHDRGSHTTVVAGTMGYMDPECVITGRADAESDVYSFGVVLLEIACGRRPMVVAAARRGEEGEGVVHIVEWVWEYYGRGAILDVADARLKGEFDAREVETVMLVGLWCAHPDRSLRPSIRQAVNVLRVEAPLPSLPARMPVATYMPPPDAFYYTSSVTTGGTGTTQSSMTSVPMK